The Chionomys nivalis chromosome 4, mChiNiv1.1, whole genome shotgun sequence genome contains the following window.
cactgagccatctctccagaaagTCTTACATATTTCTGAAAACCAGCCCTAGAACCTACTGTTGAGCTCACTGTAGATGCCTTCCTTTTACTGACAGAAATGATACAGGAAAAATATGGCTACTTCAGAACAAGAATAGTTTTATATTGTACTGCTTTTGTATTGATTATATAGTAAAGGGCAACAAATTATGCCTATTTTTAGCTCACACTAAAGCCAACTTTgtcatgaatatttaaaatatcatttattggTTTAATTAGGAAAAGAAGACATGCTTCAGAAACAAGGTCAAATGTACCAGACAGACTCTCAGGTGAGACTTTGTTATTCAGCCTAAAAACCTATCTAAAGGGCTCTAGATATGGTGGCGTTCGCTTTTGTAgccgaatctctgggagtttgaggccaacctggtctacatagcaatttccaggccagcctggaacatagtgagacactgtctaaaaagaaaaagaaaagcaaaacaaaaacctcattttttaaaagaaaacatctggATTTGTCAAAATGAAGAAACCTcggagggcagtggtggcgcacacctttaataccagcactcgggaggcagagtcaggcagatctctgtgagttcgaggccaacctggtctacaagagctagttccaggacaggctccaaagctacagagaaaccctgtctcaaaaatcaaaaaaaaaaaaaaaaaagaaagaaagaaaaaaaagaaacttctgtaTTATCTACTAAGTACGTTAGCACTGAGTAAGGCTTTCATGGCTCAAGTTTGTCTTGCTTTTTTGAGTTTAATGAAAGTACACACCGACTGCTGTTTCTGGGACTTAGAGAGTCTGTGGTGACAGCAGCTTAAGGTTGAACTTCTCGCCCTGTCCTCTAATCTTCAGCCTTCATCAGGAGTGTTAGCTCCTCTGTGTGTGAATCATTCAAAAGGAGTTGGGCATTgacatatattttttcttctcaattAAATAGTTATCCTCTGTTTCAAAATTGACTTCAAAATAGAGAAAGTTTCCAAGAGGTAGAATATTGACTTATTTCTTACCTACTTATGTGGCATGTGTGAATCCCTGGGTCCCACCCCCAGCGCTGCAGAAGCCTGGTGTGCTGttgcatgcatatctgtgagCTCTGCACTCGGGAGGgcgaggcaggaggagcagaagtcaaAGGTCAGATGCagaggggtttttttttgagGCTACTGAAACCGTCtcaagaaaagaataataattaaAGAGTGAATGATGAATATCCATGAGTCTTCAGTGAGGGGAGTAGCTAGAATCCTCAGTGTTTGGGAAGACTAGAGAAATATTTGGTTGTAATAATGTATAAATAGCGTGGAAGTTTGATTCTGTATATATAACTTCTCGGCAAAGTATACTAGCGTTAGTCCAAAGATAACTGAGGGATTGGAAGCTAGTCTAGAGACAGGCCAAGCCCAGGAAAGTGTTTTATGCTGGcaatttctttctcttgaaaAAGAACAAGGCAGTTTTAATTTACCCAAATGACTTTAAACAAAACATTCTGCCCATTGAAATGACAGGTTGTCCTCGTGGCCCATGGCATTCATTGATGAGTTAGTACTTATATAAAGATCATTGTTGCTACATAAGGAAAGTAAAAATATTGAGTTCCCCATGATTATTTGCCCTGATAGTTGAACTCTCTCTCTCAGAAGTTCTGTTATGCTTCTTTTTTGCCAGCATTAATTAATCAAGGGAACAAGTTATCATCAATCAAATTTATATTAAGATTATGTGCTAGAATTTCTATTTATCTTCCTGCCAGAAGGAAaatacatgtctttttttttttttttttgagttgattggCGTTTCCCTGATAATTCTCATATGAGATGGGCTtattttggtagaatttttaaaatgtaaagagcATTATATTGGAGTTAACAGTGAGAGTGCTCAGATGtcacatatattttattagaaatttaaTAACGTGTGTGGATCAGCCTGGTGGCTTAGCTGGTAAAGACACCTAcctacaagcctgatgacccaggtTCAAACCTTGGGACCCACCTCGTGGAAGGGGAGAAGCGACTCTCACAGTTTGCCCTCTTATCTCCATATATGTGTATCTCACAAAACAAGTATACAAACAAAAAGAGGTTTAATAATATAGCTCTATGTAATTATTTACATATTCAAGATTCAGTCCTTACTTGGGGCTTCTGATGGCTCGTTTAGGAAGCCTAGACAAATAATATAATGGAATAATAAACATGTCTTGCTAGAACTGGTATTCTTATGTAATAGAGGCATGCTGAATTGAGAAAGGAGCCCAGGGGCCACAgctattttctttagaaattgatCTAAAATCTCTCACAATGTTTTAAGCATGTTGAGGAAATCCTACCCAGAGCTACATTCCTAGTTATAAAATTGATCCTTTAATTTTTCCCACACCCATCTCTCCCATCTCACTGTCTGAAAGCCCTTTGACTACTGCTGATGTAAATGGCAGAGGTCTCTACAGTGTCTTCTGAAGGCTCCATGGTTGATGCCTGCTTTTCCTCTGCAGTGCACATCCCCGGGCGGAGCCACCCATCTGCAAAGCAGGTCTATGCTAAGACCTCTGGAGCTCTCTTCACCCAGTCAGACCTCATACTCCGAAAATGAGATTTTAAAGAAGGAGTTAGAAGCAATGCGAACTTTCTGTGACTCAGCCAAGCAAGACCGGCTGAAGCTCCAAAATGAGCTGGCTCACAAGGTCGCAGAGTGCAAAGCCTTGGCTCTGGAGTGTGAGCGCGTCAAGGAGGACTCGGACGAGCAGGTCAAGCAGTTGGAAGACGCCCTCAAGGACGTGCAGAAGAGGATGTACGAGTCCGAGGGGAAGGTCAAGCAAATGCAGACCCACTTCCTGGCCTTGAAGGAGCACCTGACCAACGAAGCAGCCACAGGGAACCATCGCATCACCGAGGAACTGAAGGAGCAGCTGAGAGACATGAAGGCCAAGTATGAAGGCGTTTCCGCGGAGGTGGGAAAGCTGAGGAACCAAATCAAACAGAGTGAGATGTTGATGGAAGAGTTCAAGAGAGACGAAGGCAGGTTGGTGGAAGACAATAAGAGGCTGCAGAAGGAGTGCAGCGCgtgggagatggagagggagaagaaagaaagacggCTGGTGGAGGTGGAGGGCCAGCTGAAAGAGCTGCTGGCAAAGCTGGCCCTCTCCGTCCCCGTGGAGAAATTTGAGAGCATGAAGAACTCGCTATCCAGTGAAGTCAATGAGAAAGCGAAAAGGCTCGCGGAGGTGGGCCGGGACTATGAGAACTCTCTGGGGGAAGTTCGACAGctgaagagggagctggagagctCCAGGGCCAAGCTGGCCCAGCACATCAGACCGGAGGAGCATGAGCAGCTCAGGAGCAAGTTGGAGCAGAAGTCGGGAGAGCTGGGGAAGAAGGTCACAGAGCTAACCCTCAAAAACCAGACGCTACAGAAAGAAGTGGAGAGAGTCCACGTGGACAACAAGCGTCTCAGCCAGCAGGTGCACAGCCTCACAGTGGAGATGGAGACATGCTACGTGCCTCTAAAGGTGAGTGAGGAGATGAAGAAGGCCCATAACATGAGCGTGGAGGAACTGAATAAGAAGCTTTCGGACGTAACACAGAGGTACACGGAGAAGAAGCTGGAAGCAGAGAGGCTGCTGGTGGAGAGAGATAGGCTGACTAAGAATGTCAGCCGCCTGGAAGCTGGGTCTCTAGCTCCTGAAAAACATGAGAAGGAGCTAATGGGTCTCAAGTCCAGTATTGCCGAACTCAGAGAGCAGCTGTCTGAACTTAATAAAAAATGTGCGGAGGATCAGGAGAAAATGCGTGCACTCTCATCCGAAAACACTAGCTTGAAAAAGACTCTGAGTAGCCAGTATGTGCCCTCCAAAACCCATGAGGAGGTGAAGGCCTCACTGGGCAACTCACTGGAGAAAACCAACAGAGCATTGATTGATGCCAAGAAAAGGTTTGATGACATGAGCCAGGAGTTTTCAAAACTAAGAGATGAGAATGAGGTATTGAGAAGGAACCTGGAGAATGTTCAGAATCAAATGAAGGCTGACTACGTGAGCCTGGATGAGCACTCAAGAAAGATGAGCACTGCGAGTCAGAGCCTGAAGGAGGTGCAGGACGCGAACACTGCCATCCTGGCCGACTACCGCCGAGGTCAGGAGGAGATCCTCACACTGCACGCTGAGATTAAGGCCCAGAAAAAGGAGCTCGACACCATCCAGGAATGCATCAAGCTGAAATACGCTCCCCTTGCCCGCTTGGAAGAGTGTGAgcgcaagttcaaggccacagaGAAAGGACTGAGGGAGCAGTTATCAGAGCAGACACACAAGTCGCGCCTCAAGGAGGAAGAGGTCAAGAAGGGCAAGCAAGAGAATGAGcggctgaggcaggagcttgCTGCCCTTCAGAAGGAGTTGAAGGGTAGGAACGCTCTGGTGGAAGAGGCCAAGGAAGCGGAAAGAGCACTaagcaggaaaacagaagaaCTCAACAAACAGCTGAAGGACCTGTCCCAGAAATACACCGATGTGAAGAACGAGAAAGAGAAGCTGGCAGAAGAAAAGGCCAAGCAAGCCTCCGAGGTCCTCGCAGCCCAAAaccttctgcaaaagcagcccgTCCCACTGGAGCAGGTGGAGGCTCTGAAAACATCTCTCAACGACACAATCGAGCACTTACGGGAGGAACTGAGGGGTAAACAGAAGTGTTTGGACAAAGAGCAGCAGACAGTGAGCAAGCttcagcagctgctggagaaTCAGAAGAACTCCTCGGTGCCCCTGGCGGATCATCTGCAGATAAAAGAAGCCTTTGAGAAAGAGGTCGGAATCATGAAAGCCAGcctgagagaaaaggaggaggaaagccAGAACAAAACCAAGGAAGTCTCCAAACTCCAGACAGAGGTTCAGAACACCAAACAGGCGCTGAAGAATTTAGAGACCAGAGAGGTCGTTGATATGTCAAAATACAAAGCCACGAAGAATGATTTGGAGACCCAGATCTCTAACTTAAATGACAAACTGGCCAGCCTGAACAGGAAGTATGACCAAGTGTGTGAGGAGAAGTTTGCTGCCAAAGACGCGAAGGAACTGCTTCATCTCAGCATTGAGCAGGAGATCAAGGACCAGACGGAACGGTGCGACAAGTCCCTGACAACCATCATGGAGCTGCAGCAGAGGATACAGGAGTCTGCCCAACAGATCGAAGCGAAGGATAACAAGGTAGGCACGGCGCCAATGGGGTGGCTGTGCGGAGGAAACCCACATGATAGATGTGACTCCGTAGCACATGTCCCGCAGACAGGTGTGTAAAACCATTCCTGACACACCCTTCCAATTGACTACAggtgtgtcaaaaaaaaaaatctccaaattaaaaaagcacaaaaatcaaaggctttcttctttctcttcctttggcTGAAAGTtaagggaaaggggagaataaGGTTCACTTCCTTGTAGTGACGAATCAGAATCTGGTGAGCTTCTTCCTTGAGAAGTCAAAGTCACTGGGAACATCCAGACACCATCTCCCTACTCACCTGTACCAGGGCACCGAGCCCACGCCACCGTGCGTTCTGCCCACAGGTTTTACAAACATGGCCTGGGATGTTTTGTCTTTCTTGTGTTGTGCTGTGTCCTGTGTCCCCTTTCATCCTCCATCTTTACCCTGAAGTCCACAGTGGCCAGTCTCACCTATGCTTGGCAGTTCCTCCAAAATCTCAGGCTTTATTTTAGCTTCGccattcattaaattaaaacattttaagagcaGGATTTATAATTTATTCTTCCCTCTTGGTTTTCTTCCTTATGGCCCAATTTTACAGAATAGCTacataataatatttttgaagGTGGTAGATGTCTAGTTTGTACCATGGAGATGAAATATGAAGACTGATTGCAGCTTAATGCATTCACTAAGTAATTATGAAATGGCCTCTACCCACTGGAGAAATACGGAATGAGTAAAAGCAGGCTCAGATCCAGCTCTCCTCGGCAGCACATCTCCCGTAAGATCCAGCATTTAAATCCACTCAGCTTATGTGCAAAGTCGTTAGGATGCAGCAGCACATCATTGTGCTAGCTAATGCCTGCATCTACTTACACACACTGCCAGTTAGTAAACAGTGCCACTCCCGGGACCGCAGAGCCGgcttagcagctaagagcacttgttggcctgctcttccagaagacttagCACCAATGTTGGGCAGCTTACAACCCCCTGAAATTCCTGCTCTGGGGGAGcatgatgccatcttctggcctcagtgggcactgcacacacaccaaaaagaaataaataatacaacCTTCAATGGGAAGAAAAAGTTAATTTGCGTGTACATGAGCCAAGCTCTTTTACTTTCCATGCTCCATCTAACAAAACCCCTTTCCAGTATTCACACCTCACCTGGAGGATAGTTCAGATGCCTCAGAGGACCCTTTCTACTCATAGAATGCCAAGCTCATGACCCAGCCCTAGGATGTGCGTGATGTTTATTCTCAGTCTGGTGTTGTCTTTGGAAGAAATTGCCCGAGGGACTTTAGGCCCAGAAATTGTAAGAATAGTTACTACGCCGTGGGTGCCGTTGGTAGAGTCTCGGCAGCATCCCACCTGCTGGTTACAGTTTGTCTCAAGTGGGGAGTGTTTTCTGTGCAGAGGCATTCATCAGAAATGATGGCACATGGTTTCCTACaacctccctctgtctctcaaaaGATCACTGAACTGCTGAATGACGTAGAAAGACTGAAGCAGGCGCTCAACGGCCTTTCCCAGCTCGCCTACACCAGTGGCAGCCCCAGCAAGCGGCAGAGCCAGCTGGTGGACACTCTGCAGCACCGAGTGAGAGACCTGCAGCAGCAGCTAGCTGTGAGTGTCCAGGGCACGAGGGGCGGGGCCAGCTGagggagtgagtgtgtgtgtgtgcgcgcacgtgcgcgCAGCTTCCATGCAGCGATTACACACTCATGTGTGATCTGCTTTAATGTCACCATTACTTGTGGTATGATAGTGTCATTTATTTGATGCCTGCTGTATACCACTACAATAAGCATTCCATTATTTTCTCTCTAAGCTGTGCCTCTACTCCATTCTCCAAAGCAGGGTGGTTTAACGAGACTTCCTTGACTCGTGACTCTGGAGGGACTGCATCTAGTGTGGACCTTCTGGCTGTGTCACAGCGTGGTAGAAACTGTCACACAGGAGAACAAGAGTGAGAGGGGGCAAAGGACCCTCATAAGGACTCTGGCAGGAAGAAGCCTGTGATAATGACGCTAGTAATGTGGGCACTGGAGACTGGGAGCTGTTCCTGCCGCTTGAGGTCTGGAGCACTTTCCAGCAGCTCTCTCCCTGGCAGGGAAGGCTAGCAGGCAATTGGGAATTGGCTCCAAAGAGTAAGGAAGAACTTGGCATGGATCTGTAAAGCATTTTGATGGGtgaaaggaagacagaggaatCTTCTAGGCCACGAAAATAGTGTGGGAAGACCCACTGAGGCGGAATCTAGCCACCATGACCAGAGAGAGATGACAGGCACAGTGGGGTGTGGCAGTAAGCCGACATCCTAGAGACAGAGGATGGGGGGCTCAGCAGTAACAACACACGGtgcacaagcctgacaacccaggGACACACATACAGGCGGGAGGAGAGAACCGCTCCTCAGACCCGCCCTCTGCCTCCTTGTGGGCCCACGTTCTCATTCatattctccctctcctcctcccacactaAAACAACGATAATAACAACAACAccaacacagtttttttttaaaaaaagacctgagcttgagagatggctcagcagttagaaagTTCGAAGCAtatagtgctcttgcagaggactcaagttcagttccctgtACCCACGCTgagcacagcagctcacaacacctaactccagctccaggggatctgatgcctctggcctccgtgagctctgcactctctgtctctgtctctgtctctctctgtctctctgtctctctctcagacacacacacatgcacacacgtacacacttaaaataataaaaataaattttgaaaattttgagaCTGAGTTGTGGGGGACTCGGAAGACCAAACTGATTCGTTTGGATTCTTTCTCATATGTAAGGAGGCAAGCCCTGAGGTCTTTAAGCCAACACTGATGAAAAGGAAGAACTAGCTCAACCCTGGAAGCATGACAAAGGGGACATGGGAAACAAGAGGGGAAGCTTTTGTAGTGGCCTGAGTCATCAGTTGCCAAGTTCATAGCAGTAGAGGTAAACTTGAGGCAGCAATCCCCTGTGACTTAGGATAATTGGTATTGCGTTCCCAGTAATAGCCCTATGCATTATGGGAAATCTTACACTAGCTCCAACATGAGAAATTCAGCATCTGTGGTTTGTTCTGAGAGTGGCAGGAGCCCTTTACTAATCTGCCAGTCTGCAGCAGGAGGTCTCGGCACAGCATTGCCACAAGCCTCCTGGTCTTGCAGATGTGGGTGCTGATGTTGCCATCTGTCTACCTTCCCATGGTTCTAGGATGCTGACAGACAGCACCAGGAAGTCATCGCTATCTATCGGACACACCTTCTCAGTGCGGCACAGGTAAGCTCTGCTGTGTCTTTGGAAAGACTAttcattttagagaaaaataaaatactgtttttattttttgaataatcTTACATGAATGTAATTGACATTTGAAGTTGCTCTAGCCCatatgcttatttaaaaataattgtgtttCTTTTAATCATGGCTTGCATATCTCCCAGAACAATTTACAAAGCTATACAGCAACACAACATCTTAAATTTAGTGTTGTGTCCATCTGCTTGTCACTCATCCTCTAGACAGTTTGGCAACACACGATGGCAGCTCACGTTAGCAGTGTCTCTAGCTGGGATAATGCCTGACATCGCACGTGGCTGTCAGCAGGCATAGGGAGAGTCGAGGGGACTGCATATGTTTCCTGGTGGCTTCGGGGGTTCTTTGAAGTACAGAAAACTTAGTCTGAAAAGGACAAAGGGGGTATGCTTTGAACTgctataactaaggaaaactgttcTGAGACACTTGCTAGTGATCTATGGAGCTGTAAACTTAGAGAAGTAGAAGGTGGTGAGTCCTCCTGTTTAGTGGTGGCCTGAGAAAGCCTTCAAAAAAAACTcgtgctgggctggagagatggctcagcggttaagagcattgcctgctcttccaaaggtcctgagttcaattcccggcaaccacatggtggctcacaaccatctggaatgaggtctggtgccctcttctggcctgcagacatatacacagacagaatattgtatacataataaataaataaattaaaaaaaaaaaactcgtgCTAAGAAAATGTTTAGGGTGTGAGAGAAGGGGTTGTTACTGCTCTGTGGCAGCCGTGTGAACAGCGTCTCCCGGGTTCTCAGAATAAATTGTTCAGGAAAATGAACTGAGAGAGACAAACGTTGGAATGACAGGCAAGCGATAATAGGAATTATTTGGATTTGGAAAGTGTTAGGCCACActgttctgaaagaaaaaaaagaagggagggtgaAAGATGGATGCTgagagaaaatttcaaagaaacatgatttttttcaaagaaaactcaaataGTAAGTATACTCTCTGACATCGGATTCTACTTGTTCTGTAAGGATGGAGGGGCGCTGAGAGGGAGGGATGGTGTATGAGGGG
Protein-coding sequences here:
- the Uaca gene encoding uveal autoantigen with coiled-coil domains and ankyrin repeats isoform X1, coding for MKSLKSRLWRQDAPGPTSPSSPTAVASTQSAEWNKYDDRLMKAAERGDVEKVSSILAKKGVHPGKLDVEGRSAFHVVASKGNLECLNAILTHGIDVATSDSAGRNALHLAAKYGHALCLQKLLQYNCPTEHVDLQGRTALHDAAMADCPSSIQLLCDHGASVNAKDIDGRTPLVLATQMCRPTICQLLIDRGADINSRDKQNRTALMLGCEYGCRDAVEVLVKNGADVTLLDALGHDSSYYARIGDNLDILNILKTASENTNKGRELWRKGASLQQRSLSHTQDEGNVKSNEREHRSFQDLEIENEDLRERLRKIQQEQRILLDKVNGLQLQLNEEVMVADDLESEREKLKSLLAAKEKQHEESLRTIEALKNRFKYFESDHSVPGSYSSNRKEDMLQKQGQMYQTDSQCTSPGGATHLQSRSMLRPLELSSPSQTSYSENEILKKELEAMRTFCDSAKQDRLKLQNELAHKVAECKALALECERVKEDSDEQVKQLEDALKDVQKRMYESEGKVKQMQTHFLALKEHLTNEAATGNHRITEELKEQLRDMKAKYEGVSAEVGKLRNQIKQSEMLMEEFKRDEGRLVEDNKRLQKECSAWEMEREKKERRLVEVEGQLKELLAKLALSVPVEKFESMKNSLSSEVNEKAKRLAEVGRDYENSLGEVRQLKRELESSRAKLAQHIRPEEHEQLRSKLEQKSGELGKKVTELTLKNQTLQKEVERVHVDNKRLSQQVHSLTVEMETCYVPLKVSEEMKKAHNMSVEELNKKLSDVTQRYTEKKLEAERLLVERDRLTKNVSRLEAGSLAPEKHEKELMGLKSSIAELREQLSELNKKCAEDQEKMRALSSENTSLKKTLSSQYVPSKTHEEVKASLGNSLEKTNRALIDAKKRFDDMSQEFSKLRDENEVLRRNLENVQNQMKADYVSLDEHSRKMSTASQSLKEVQDANTAILADYRRGQEEILTLHAEIKAQKKELDTIQECIKLKYAPLARLEECERKFKATEKGLREQLSEQTHKSRLKEEEVKKGKQENERLRQELAALQKELKGRNALVEEAKEAERALSRKTEELNKQLKDLSQKYTDVKNEKEKLAEEKAKQASEVLAAQNLLQKQPVPLEQVEALKTSLNDTIEHLREELRGKQKCLDKEQQTVSKLQQLLENQKNSSVPLADHLQIKEAFEKEVGIMKASLREKEEESQNKTKEVSKLQTEVQNTKQALKNLETREVVDMSKYKATKNDLETQISNLNDKLASLNRKYDQVCEEKFAAKDAKELLHLSIEQEIKDQTERCDKSLTTIMELQQRIQESAQQIEAKDNKITELLNDVERLKQALNGLSQLAYTSGSPSKRQSQLVDTLQHRVRDLQQQLADADRQHQEVIAIYRTHLLSAAQGHMDEDVQAALLQIIQMRQGLVC
- the Uaca gene encoding uveal autoantigen with coiled-coil domains and ankyrin repeats isoform X2 gives rise to the protein MMNCWLSCAPKHTQSAEWNKYDDRLMKAAERGDVEKVSSILAKKGVHPGKLDVEGRSAFHVVASKGNLECLNAILTHGIDVATSDSAGRNALHLAAKYGHALCLQKLLQYNCPTEHVDLQGRTALHDAAMADCPSSIQLLCDHGASVNAKDIDGRTPLVLATQMCRPTICQLLIDRGADINSRDKQNRTALMLGCEYGCRDAVEVLVKNGADVTLLDALGHDSSYYARIGDNLDILNILKTASENTNKGRELWRKGASLQQRSLSHTQDEGNVKSNEREHRSFQDLEIENEDLRERLRKIQQEQRILLDKVNGLQLQLNEEVMVADDLESEREKLKSLLAAKEKQHEESLRTIEALKNRFKYFESDHSVPGSYSSNRKEDMLQKQGQMYQTDSQCTSPGGATHLQSRSMLRPLELSSPSQTSYSENEILKKELEAMRTFCDSAKQDRLKLQNELAHKVAECKALALECERVKEDSDEQVKQLEDALKDVQKRMYESEGKVKQMQTHFLALKEHLTNEAATGNHRITEELKEQLRDMKAKYEGVSAEVGKLRNQIKQSEMLMEEFKRDEGRLVEDNKRLQKECSAWEMEREKKERRLVEVEGQLKELLAKLALSVPVEKFESMKNSLSSEVNEKAKRLAEVGRDYENSLGEVRQLKRELESSRAKLAQHIRPEEHEQLRSKLEQKSGELGKKVTELTLKNQTLQKEVERVHVDNKRLSQQVHSLTVEMETCYVPLKVSEEMKKAHNMSVEELNKKLSDVTQRYTEKKLEAERLLVERDRLTKNVSRLEAGSLAPEKHEKELMGLKSSIAELREQLSELNKKCAEDQEKMRALSSENTSLKKTLSSQYVPSKTHEEVKASLGNSLEKTNRALIDAKKRFDDMSQEFSKLRDENEVLRRNLENVQNQMKADYVSLDEHSRKMSTASQSLKEVQDANTAILADYRRGQEEILTLHAEIKAQKKELDTIQECIKLKYAPLARLEECERKFKATEKGLREQLSEQTHKSRLKEEEVKKGKQENERLRQELAALQKELKGRNALVEEAKEAERALSRKTEELNKQLKDLSQKYTDVKNEKEKLAEEKAKQASEVLAAQNLLQKQPVPLEQVEALKTSLNDTIEHLREELRGKQKCLDKEQQTVSKLQQLLENQKNSSVPLADHLQIKEAFEKEVGIMKASLREKEEESQNKTKEVSKLQTEVQNTKQALKNLETREVVDMSKYKATKNDLETQISNLNDKLASLNRKYDQVCEEKFAAKDAKELLHLSIEQEIKDQTERCDKSLTTIMELQQRIQESAQQIEAKDNKITELLNDVERLKQALNGLSQLAYTSGSPSKRQSQLVDTLQHRVRDLQQQLADADRQHQEVIAIYRTHLLSAAQGHMDEDVQAALLQIIQMRQGLVC